One Ricinus communis isolate WT05 ecotype wild-type chromosome 1, ASM1957865v1, whole genome shotgun sequence DNA window includes the following coding sequences:
- the LOC107262498 gene encoding uncharacterized protein LOC107262498: MPKYAKFLKKIMSNKRRLEDLGLVTLNEECSTILQNKLPVKRRDPRSFIIPCVIGELPISGALADLGASINLMPTSLFDKLGLSEPKPTRMSIQFADRTIKIPRGIVEDVLVKVDKFIFPVDFIVMDMEGESVVPLILGRPFLATSRAIIDVCKGKLQLRVDDETITFDLATSMRHSLDYDDTGDERELSNEQLLEQLAYLLASEPSRSTDPFVSLDKSDVQKVKPSIEDPLVLELKELPKHLSYAYLDKAKRLPVIITADLTPEEREMTLLSLKKYLMAIAYKIMDIPGINPSFCSHKILMEDSFRPVVQPQRRLNPNMKKVVKNERCMMAIFHDMIEKSMEVFMDDFFVLEGIVLGHKISHAGMEVDRAKVETISK; this comes from the exons atgccgaagtatgcaAAATTTCTGAAGAAGATAATGAGCAACAAGAGAAGACTGGAGGATTTGGGATTGGTGACCCTGAATGAGGAGTGCTCCACCATTCTGCAGAACAAGCTGCCTGTTAAGAGGCGTGATCCAAGGAGTTTCATTATACCCTGTGTCATTGGTGAATTAcctattagtggtgcattaGCTGACTTAGGAGCTAGTATTAATTTGATGCCCACTAGCTTGTTTGATAAACTTGGTTTGAGTGAGCctaaacccactaggatgagcattcaGTTTGCCGATAGGACTATTAAGATTCCTAGGGGTATAGTTGAGGATGTActtgttaaggtagacaagtttatATTTCCTGTAGATTTCATTgtaatggatatggagggtgagagTGTTGTACCACTGATCTTAggtagacctttccttgctACATCTAGGGCTATTATAGATGTTTGTAAAGGGAAGCTCCAACTTAGGGTAGATGACGAGACTATCACCTTTGACTTAGCGACTTCCATGAGACATTCTCTAGACTATGATGATACT GGAGATGAGAGggagttgtccaacgagcaaCTGTTGGAACAGCTCGCTTATTTGCTGGCTAGTGAGCCCAGTCGTTCTACTGACCCGTTTGTTTCTCTTGACAAGTCAGACGTGCAAAAGGTGAAACCTTCAATTGAGGACCCTCTAGTCCTAGAGTTGAAGGAGCTACCCAAGCACCTGAGTTATGCCTACTTGGACAAGGCAAAGAGGCTGCCAGTCATTATTACAGCAGACTTGACTCCTGAAGAGAGGGAGATGACGCTATTGTCTCTCAAGAAGTACCTTATGGCCATCGCGTACAAGATTATGGACATCCCTGGAATCAACCCCAGTTTTTGCTCGCATAAGATCCTAATGGAGGATAGTTTTAGGCCAGTGGTGCAGCCACAAAGACGACTTAACCCGAACATGAAGAAGGTGGTGAAAAatgag AGATGTATGATGGCAATCTTCCATGATATGATTGAGAAGTCTATGGAGGTTTTCATGGATGACTTCTTTGTGCTCG AGGGTATTGTGTTGGGGCACAAGATTTCACATGCGGGAATGGAggtagatagagctaaggtagagaCCATATCGAAATAG